In the genome of Xiphias gladius isolate SHS-SW01 ecotype Sanya breed wild chromosome 1, ASM1685928v1, whole genome shotgun sequence, the window TTGACGGTTTGGTGTCTTTGTCCCATTTGCAGATTTATAGCAATCCTTTTGCGTGCACCTGTTCGCTTGACTGGCTCAGACACTGGATTTCAACTAGCACCATCTCAGTCTCGGAGCAGAATTTGATTATTTGCGCAAGTCCAGAGAAACTTAAAGGGGAAGTGATCGGGAGATTGCCTGAGTCAAAGTGCACAAGCCCGAATGTCACGATACGAAATGAACCAAGTATTCAAAACACAACTCTCTATGAGGACAGTACTCTGGTCCTGACCTGTGTATTCAAAGGAAACCCGAAGCCACTGGTCATGTGGAATATTCAAAGCAAAAGCCAGAAGCAAGAGCTGGCTTTGTCGTTCACCGAGGATGGCTCAGCAGAATCAAATGAGGACTCCGTACTGTCCCATCATCCTCTTAAAGTCTTTAATAATGGGACTCTCGTAATTTCACACCTTAGGAAAGAAGACGGTGGCAACTACAGCTGCTCAGCCACAAATGAGTTTGGTAGAGCCGACGATTCAGTGTCAGTGGAGGTGGTGGCTTCACCAAAACCAACGCCCACAACACAAATGACCACAACATCCActtacactgaaacacactcatCTAGGCACCAAACTACAGAAAAGATATCTGTTTTTGATTCTGTGCGTCAGCTTGATGTAAAGAGAAAAGACTTCATGAACATTGTACCAACTGTCCCGCCCACTGCAGAGATGAACTCTAAGTCTTATGATGAGGAACCAAGATATCCATCACGTGCTAGTAGATGTGGCTTGACGGCTAACACAAGATACATTTCTAGCTATGTCTTCAACGGGAGCCTGGATGATATCAAGCAGTACACATTTGACTTTGGTGTCATTGCATTGGGGGTTTCAGAAACGGAGGCAACAGTACGACTCAACCCTCTTCTCATACCCAGACATAAGAGCGCCAACCGGGCCATCACTGCTGCCACATCTGGGAGCTTCCCCACTGACGGCGAAGAGCACCACGGCCTTTCGGACGAAAAAGTCCATTCCAGTGGCTTGTATCTATGCGTCACTGCCGATCGCAAACACTCGGCTGTGCTGTGGTCGAGAATCAAGGAAGGCGTCAACACGTACCTTTTCAGCGGTTTACGCCCCGGCACCAACTACTCCCTGTGTCTGACCTACAGAGGGGAGGACTGTGAGGTCCAGGTGCTGTTCACCACCAGGAGAAGGGTGCCAAACCTGCTGATCATCATCTCGGTCAGCATCTGCCTCCTGACCGTGTCTACCGTGCCTCTGCTCGGCGCGACATGCTTCCACCTGGTGTACAAGTATCGCAGCAAGACGTACAAGCTGATCCTGAAGGCCAAAGACCAGTACCACACGGAGAGGAACCTCACCGCCAACTTTAACATCCGCGCACCTCACACCGACTCTCAGAGGAAGATTAATTGCAGCCAGCTGGacgaggaggagggggagacgGAGAGCGGAGATGGACAGAAAGAGGCCGATACAGAAGAAAGTGTGGTGACGGAGTCATTTACGCTGTCTCAGTGCCGGGGGAATTTAGAGGACTGTGAGATAGGATCTGAGTATAGTGATAGGTTGCCTTTGGGAGCTGAAGCAGTGAATATTACCAGCAGTTACAAATATCCAAATCAGTAAATGTTGAATGTTTCTGACGTAAcataatttgtagtttttttgcgTTCAGTTACAAGGttaaagaggatttttttttttttttttaagtttctgaCAATAGTTCAGGTTCCACTTTTAGTTTAAAAGTACTGCTTTGTTTTACAGTGATGTAACGAGactcaaaatatatttatgagcTTTGAACCACACAACAAAGCTGAAACATGCATTGAGTGGGTGGGCTAGCAGCTGCCAGACTCTATCGACTGTCAGGGGATGTTTTGCAGACTAACATCTTTTACTGAGCGCTGTACTAGACCGGGTGTAAGCTATGCTAACCTTGGTACCCATACTTTTTTGTTGTAGCTGAAAATATCTGCGCTTCTTTTCATCTTACTAAGgcaattttctgtcatttatcatttctgtcattttcttcaaccttaaaattacaaatcagccatcaaagcagaaacaaaacGTTGGATGTCTGTGCAGCTTCAGATATTGTTAAATTATCACTGGTGATTGTGTTACAGGCAGAGGCCCTCCCCAAAGCCCGAGCAGTGCTGAGAAACAGCTTAGCATTTGGGAAATACAGTTATTGAGATGAGAACATTCACATCTGTCggataaatatgaagctccaGACAGCAGCCGGTTAggacaaagactggaagcaggggaaaacgGCTAGTTTACTAACAGCTTTAGTAAATGAGTTGGCTTTCTAAAAAGCACACAGAAGGCATTCACCTTCCCCACCACTGCACAATTCctgaaggttttatttttaaatgtgcgTGTGGATCCAGATCTGCACCAGAATACACATAGTGACTGACAATCATGGGAGACCAAAACGTGCCCATTTTAGTTATGTGACTGCAGCATTTCCTAAGaagcaaaaatgttcaaagatGCCTCATCTTTCTACTTTAGGAAATCCATCAAACAAGTCCTGGATCTGTCCATGTGCCTTGGGCCATGGTCCAACTTTCAACCAACTTTCAGACATTTTAGAGATATCCCACTAActagcacaaaaaaacaacagacgaAACTGAAAATATAACCTTACTGGTTGAGGTAATATTACAACCAAAAACTGTCTAAATGTTCCTGGACGCTGAGAACCGTCCACGAAGCCAACCCCGAACTAACGGTGAATGGGTCCTCAGAGGCCCAGCTCACCGGTGTTCTCAATTactctggctgattagacctcttgTCAGGTTGAAGTTGAGTGAAGCTAAGCCGGGAACTGCATAAATCGCAGGCACGAAACTCTTACGAAGTATTAAAAATTACTATGCTGTAAATTGTCCCACACTAATCTAGTAGGAGATTAGGCAATGTAAGTGAAATCATCTGTGGGGTTGGACTGCAGTATGTGTACTTAGatgctttcattaaaaaaaaaaaaaatgtaacagagTCTCTATATCAGTGTTATTTTATCATGTCCAAGTTAAATGCTTTCATCGCCACAGGCACCCACAAGAAGAAACTGAAATCTCTGTGAAGAAATAATCTTGCAAACGTATATGGCTGTAGATTGTATAATTGCCTCCGTGTCTGTTTGTTCGGAGCATCTTTACTAGACCTGTTCCGCGGATGAAGGTAGCGGGTGAAAACGAGACATGACCACGCGACCAGCTGCCCTTATTTCTGCCATCCAGTGTCAGGGTGGGGGGCAGCCGCGGTTACCATCGAGCCAggtgttaaaaacaaataacaaagcTTGTTGTCACGTATGAAATGCACTGCGAAAAGGGAACGATGTAAACCAGACGTACGCACTGGTAAACAGGGTAACTAAAACGTACCAATATTCTACTTTAAACTACGTATAGTAAATTTGTGCTGCCGTATTACTGACACCCAGTCCTCCCATAAGGGagtttaaatgtttataaaaactGTGTTGTTTCAAAACGATGTTAATATCTGGACAAGTTAGTGTAATGTCATCCTCCAAGTCTACTTCAGTGTACAACCGTAAAAGCACTAacgagtgtgtatgtgaaagtgGTTGCTCTGTTGTATCCGGGTCATGCGTCCATCCCGTCGAGTGCCGTGTTAGAAGATCTGCATGCTGCCTGTTGTTTGTGAGCCGCAGTATGCTGTGTCTTGTGTACATATTCTTGACTTAAAGACTAACTTCGGGTCAGTGTTTGCTGctgtctcttttctgttttataccCCCGTGATAAAGGAAATAGTATGTTTTTACCAAAGTGTTTAAATATCATCACCAACTCTCCTAATCCTATGTGCCTCAATAaaatttggacaaaacaatactaaTAATTGTTCGTCTTTTTGTTTCAACCGCTTAGGGACCAACCTTCAATATAACATGTTAGTTAcctagttagttagttagtcaGTTAGTCAGTATTTCCATGtaatgccaaacatttacaaCATTGCAAGACACCAACCTATATCAAATATTAGAACTTTGACAAGACACCCTTGCGTAACACATAtactttaaatacttaaatCTGAAACACCCTGGCAACTAattgctaaaaaaacaaacaaacaaaaacaaacaaaaaagaaacaaattattATAACAGTCACATAAAATTTGTTGATCTTGTTTGACGAAAAAAAGTTGTGtgtcatttgacattttaccCTAAGGGCATTACGGGTTATCTGCAAATACAGTGTATGGAGGACCGAGAAAGTCTTTTGGGTGGTAaaccaattaatcatttgatttgtttggataagaaaataatggattaacAAAAGCCTTTATCCatcatgaataaattaatttttaacagATCAAATAATACCTTGAGTAAGAGAAGGATTAGTAAAAGACTTAACTGAAAAAGCACATTAATAAATAGATCAAATCGTAGTTTGTAATTAAAAGTTAGTTGGATGGGTCTAATAAACACTTCACAAATCGTTAAATAATGCAGATTTAATCAATATAgcttatatatttatacattaggggatttaaaattaaattaaatacatcAGCATCATGAAACTGAATACATTACCTGATATCTCAATGGtggattttgtaaaacaatatgCTAATTTAGTTTTTAGAAAGAAATATAACTAAAGCAACAAATTTAACAGCACACTTTCTATTTgagccttttatttttcttcagcagTCACTTGTCACATGTTAGGAAAACTGTTTATTGGTATACCCGTTAATAAAAGGCATCATTTAACAGAAAACTGTAATCTGCCGTCTTAATATATGATGATCTGCAACATCAGTATTTATGTTATATAATAGTATAGTATAATTTAATTACAGTAGTTATGTTACACCATAATTTGTAGTATAGCAACCAATGGTTACACTGGAGTAAGTATGAAGTTCTTATGACTCCAGTTTTggagattttaatgtttttactgaATATAGGTTGATAAAATTCTTCCATCCATGATCTCACAAAATCCTCCAGAACGTCAAACCACGGAGAACTGAGAACGCAGTGGGAACCAGCCCCGTGCTGACAGGACTGCATTAACCGAGGGCCGAAAATGGAGTAACGTGCGACCTCCAATCGACCCGCCACTCCAGTTCTGACGCTGGCATTGATCAGCACGCTCAGTCTGTACAATGTCACCCTGAATGTACTAAAAGGCCTCTAGACTATTGCACTAGCGGGACACAGTTAAGATTAGTTTGTCATCAGCTGCCAGGACCTGATTCATATTACCGCTGGAGCTGATGGGGTTGCATATCAGTTATTAGTTATATTTGGTTAAGTAGCAGTATTTTATTAGAAATGGTGCCACTATTAGCTTCTTGGTGAGTGATCCTTTTTTATCTTAAGTTTTAAACCGCTGGTTTTGGGGCCCTTGAGGGGCAGGGACTAAGAGGCATTTGGCCCACCTGCCCTGTGACTTGCAGGGCTTATCCGAGCAATCTGTAACGGAGGACAAGTGCATCGGCAACGGGTATTTGTCAGGTGGAGACAAACTCTAAAGCCAGCCTGTAGCAGATAGGAATCTGTGCTTCGTTGGGATGTGGGTAGAGTCCACAAGACACTCAACCATTTATGTGAAGGTAAATAAATCACATCAGGGGCAAGTTTCAAGCTTAAAAACTGTGCCATGGACTTCTGCAACGACTAATGTTCTGCCGGCTATGAGTTTGTCACCATGTGTCCGAGTTGACCTACTTTAAAGACTCAGGATAAACCCTGACTGACGACTGAGTTTATTCTAGTGCCACCGGCTGGGCCATGTAAAAATCTAGCCTCATTGTCAATGAGAGAGACAGTATACTCCAAACAAGATCTCACTGGATGCGTTCCCACACAAATGTTCACCTGAGCAGACCCCAGCATGTTCCTCCAGACCAGAAATTACACTCAATGCTTTGTTCACAGCGCCACAACTAATACGATTTTGTTTGGAGTAAACTACCGACCTTACTGAATAGACTAGGAATCTCATTCGGCTTTATCTTGATTTTGTGGCGTCTCGGTGGCCTGGACAGGCTCGGCGGCTGGCTTGCCGGCCTCCTTTCTGCTGCCTTTCTTGGAGCTGCGGTTGGGGGTGCCGTTCAGGACACTCTCCGAGG includes:
- the LOC120794726 gene encoding immunoglobulin superfamily containing leucine-rich repeat protein 2-like, which encodes MAAADILYFTLWIATVFSTGLGCPELCTCSDKYGRHFAECSYKDMTEVPDGLPPNVTTVSLSANKISLIPSGSFDNVTRVTSLWMAHNEIVTIEQGTLAPLVNLRNFDISHNKIVDFPWEDLQNLTALHMLKMNHNEMAHLPRDAFSNLKDLRSLRLNNNKFITLAKGTFDGLVSLSHLQIYSNPFACTCSLDWLRHWISTSTISVSEQNLIICASPEKLKGEVIGRLPESKCTSPNVTIRNEPSIQNTTLYEDSTLVLTCVFKGNPKPLVMWNIQSKSQKQELALSFTEDGSAESNEDSVLSHHPLKVFNNGTLVISHLRKEDGGNYSCSATNEFGRADDSVSVEVVASPKPTPTTQMTTTSTYTETHSSRHQTTEKISVFDSVRQLDVKRKDFMNIVPTVPPTAEMNSKSYDEEPRYPSRASRCGLTANTRYISSYVFNGSLDDIKQYTFDFGVIALGVSETEATVRLNPLLIPRHKSANRAITAATSGSFPTDGEEHHGLSDEKVHSSGLYLCVTADRKHSAVLWSRIKEGVNTYLFSGLRPGTNYSLCLTYRGEDCEVQVLFTTRRRVPNLLIIISVSICLLTVSTVPLLGATCFHLVYKYRSKTYKLILKAKDQYHTERNLTANFNIRAPHTDSQRKINCSQLDEEEGETESGDGQKEADTEESVVTESFTLSQCRGNLEDCEIGSEYSDRLPLGAEAVNITSSYKYPNQ